The DNA region tgctggtggtggccttTGGGCGTTGAGGCTGGAGGGTGGTCTTTCGCCTAGGGGCTGCCTGGGGTTCTTGCTCAACGGGTTGGTGGGTGTGATACCGGAAGGAGTAGTCGGTCTCTGAAGGGGCTTGCCTGGCTGTGCATTCTGCTTGGAAGCGGAGGCAAGGACAGGTCTTACGGTGGTGGGTGCCGCTGAGGGTCTAGCGGTGGATACAGAAGAGTTGACAGGTCTCTGCCCAGGTGTCTCGGGGCGGGATGACTTGACACCCTGCTTTGCGCCCGCAGTCTTGTTTGAGGCATCGTTCATTCCCTGGACCTGGCTCCAGTCAACATCGCCGAAGTCGTCACTGCCGTAGTCAGAGGAGCCGCCTTTATCGctgcctcctcctttgccaCCGCTTCCACCGCCGTTATCCTTTGAACCGCTCCCACTCGCACCGCCACCATTACCGCCCCCTGACTTATCCCCCacctcatctcctccacccacacCTTGCACACCCTCAGAATGCGGCTTGATCCAGATGCCACCAGGTGTCGCACACACCTTTTGGCAGCAGGGTATCTTGGTGCTCCAAGTATTGCACAACTCCTGAATTCCGAGGGTCTTGTTGGGTCTGTCCCCGTACACAAGCAGTCGGATGAAGCTGTTGTTCTTGCCCGAGAGGAACGTGCCGTCCCCCACGTAGTCGGCGCGCAGTTTGGGGGTCTTCAAGTCCATCTCTAACAGCGCCCAGGCTCCGTCCTTTGCGTCGAGTCGCTGCGGGCCCTTGCCAATAGGAGCACTTCCGTCCTCGGGCTTGGTCTTGAACCTAGAGGCAGCACCCCACTAAGTTTGGCAACCTGGTGGCATTAGACTGGTCCATGAGGTAGGGGTGAAGGCCGCCCTTGGGGCGTGTGCCCCTTGGGATTATGCACTGATATATCTCTTGAGCGCAGGGTGATACAAGGTTGCAACTATGAGGGTGTTATTGGCACCTGAATAAGCCTTTTTCCCTGGATAAGCCGAATTGAGCCAATCAAATGcttccttgccctcctttTTAAGCTCAGCGTTTGTCGGGTCCGCGGGCCCAGTCCATGTTTTGGTTCTATATCATGTGGCGCTGGAAAGGTCTGCGTCAGCGATTTCATATCCTTTGCCCTGTTTTCCCCAGAGCTGCAGCACGGCAGGTCCGGCATTAGTCAGAGGGGGCGGGGATCGCTGTCTTCTCCAAATTTTGGATCAGACGTAGGTatggaagaaaaggaacggGGTAGTCTCGGCCAGCGAGTTCAAAAACACAAGAAATGAGCGTCGAAAAGGAGAGAGTAGGTAGCGATAGACAATGTTTCGACCAGCGAAACTAGAAAATCAAAAAGCAGGTGGAAGTTGCCAAAGAGGAAGGCCTTCACCGTGGTGCTGACCATGGCTTGGGAAGCCAACAGCCAAGTGCAAGTCAAACATGCAGAAACAACACCATATGGTTAGACTTAGACATGATCCAACCAAGGGGCAACCGCTTTGCTTACGGTGTTCGTTTGGTCTGGCCACTCCGCCTGAATATCAGGGTTTGAACCGTTCTAACAAAAGTTCTTCATACAGACTCTCCCTCTCGCCGCTTCTTTCATCTTCCTCCGATTCGCCATCTGCTCCTACGTCTGCCGTGGACCCTGTAGTATCTGCTGTTTCCGCTGTttctgctgctcctgcggcTTTCAAACGGCACGTCCGCCATATGTACGCCACTGCCGACTTCCACGATTCGGTCTACCGCTTCATCGTCTGGCCCTTCTGCTCCGCGTGGAACGGCTTCTCGTTCGAATCGCCTCCGCCTCGCGCCTGCTGATATAATTGATGGCCGCCGACCCTACTAGGTCGACTCGGGATGCTCGCTGGGCCCGCCAAATGACCCTTTCGACGGCTTATAACACGCGCGCCACGCATCCTCGCTGGCCGCGGGTTTGTCTtcaccctcgccttctccgtTCCCACGGATTCTCATGTCCGGGTTTTCCGGACCCCGCGGCTGTGCAATCCCGGCCAACCACTCACGGCCAAACCCCCGTAAATGCCGGGGCCAACCGGTCCGCCGGATCCACATGTTGGCGGAAAACCGTGACTGCTCGCCGAtgaccgccgccgccttccgGTCGTTCTCCTTCACGGTCTCAGCCAACGCTTTGAAATGGTTTAACACTTAGTCTGCCAGGTCCAGCTAGTTCTCGTCTGCACTAGCTTAGACAGTTGATGTTGATACTTGCGTTTATAATTATTgatactttaatatatatactaaTATAGCTTAACCTAATCATCTtgtatattttaatatatttcgTTAAATTTACGGTTCATGATTATTACTTAACGTTATATATCTATTCTTATTAAGTTAtaaaataactttattaagCTAAACTTCTGTTTTTTGATACAAAGTTTAATCATTAAAAGAAACTTCGTATAtagtgtgacgaacccctatccagaacctctgaaagggatactggttgaaggcactgaaatggtgagaaaacacacaaaccaaccacaacaccacaaatataccctcaacagggtgtatgaatgaacgcacctgcgtgacagtggctcgctcgcaggccgcactccacgtaggacaaagaaaagactctatgggctcgcagaccacataataagcacctgatcggcctgatcagagggccagaattgcttgcacgcgtgcaaggcacaaaaatatgaagaaataaaagtcgatgccctgtctaaaatagaatgtccgaagcagaccgcttatatacatgacccctgaacccccgaatcctccgagagccccacttccttactcaaaccctcaggcctgtagccgcaccccaaaccagcacttctgaacaattctggttcggtacagcgaaacagtgtacaacaatggcttgtctcaatcacaacagtctgataccaacgattgtgacttgtattgcatactgcggaactgtctatctacaccagccagttcctccgtatatatagtccttgtGCCAAGCCGTGATCAGGCTCCTAAGGCCACTAATCCCCTCTGTTTAGTCTGCTCAGTGCCCTGATCACACTGATCACTCTGCTCTTCACTGTGATTGGCTCCCCTATACGTTCTCCTGATTGGCCCCTATTCCCGTGGCCCCACAACCGTCCTGCACCAGGGTTGTGACATATAGTAAAACCTagatttaaaagtaaataatactatttatagtttaaagtCATATCTTTAACATTATTTCgaagtttaattatatagtaCTATAcaaatataaaaaagtaaagttattatttatattaaaactaaaaagtatttattactttaataaaagtGGCGGTTTTTTATATTATCTATATTAACACGATAAGATTTATTTGATTTAAACTAACTTAAAGCtgaaattaaataaaaatatttaataatacaaccaaaattatattttagtAACTTTCTTAAAATTTCTTTAtagtataaataatatttatcataaaaaatatatattttaaaagtaactttactataatttacCTTTAGACTAGTTTTAAGTCGatttaattattacttaCCGTACTCAGGACCTTGCTCACCATGCTCAGGGCCTACTTAGGCTCTTGTTCCCCCTGCTTAGGAGATCTCCACTTCTGCTCAGGTTAAAGTGGCGACTGTTCAGGTTCCAAAACGGAGATGGAAATCGCCCATGTCCAGATTCCGATATTGTTCTGGCTGTGGCAGTATCATCGAACCGCTTTCCTTCCTCGGTCAGCGTAACAATGGCGACAATGCCCGCGCCCTCCACCGGTTCTACGTTCACCTGGCATACAGCCATTGGAACGGTCTCGTGGAGTTGAGTTACAATGACGAGGAGAGCACGGAGCGGTGGCGCACGTTCAAGGGGCAACAACAGCGCGCAAAGGAAATATACGAGCGTGCGGTGCCGGGAATAAGGGGTATGAAAGGCAGCAGAGATGTGGTCGTTCTGAAGAGCCCGGTGTAGTATCGACCGACGGGGACGGTGAcggagatgatggcgaggaagatgacgaggatTCTGATGGCTTCGGCTTCACCCCCGAGATATCAGAGGAGGTGTTTGAAAAGTCGTTGGAGGATTGGGATagggagttgagggaggggaaggagccTCTTATCAGCTATTGGCTGGTGCAGGAAATAGATCAACGCGACTGAGGGGTGATTTTTTGAAGCAGTGAGGACCATGCAGTATTCTTAAGCACGATAGACGCCAGTTTGAGCTTTCTAGCTCATACAGGAACGGCCTAGGTCCATTTTGGAAAACAACATTGTAATATAAGCTTACTAAGGACTgatgaagagaaaagaataaAACAGGTTGATTGGGCACGCGTGAGAAAGCCAACACCTCATATATGCCAGTGGATCATTGCGCCCATCACGGCTGGTCATGAAGGGACTTTAAAGTCCTGAAAGGATAATGCATTTCGTTAGGTACTTATCTAGATAGGCGACCCGCCTGTATCTTCCCAAGCTTGTCTGTTTATCGCAATTCCACTAGTTCATTCTCCGGTATGCCAGTTATGACCCTTTAAAATCATTGCATTATGTTGAGTGCGGTTCCCACCAGTCGGCTGAATACTCAATTGTAGAGAACCCCCAGTCAAAATCCACCGAGTCCATAAACCTCGCTATCTCTTCATCCCCAAACAAAAGCCGGCTTAGCCTCGGAGGCAGATATTTCCAGACGCTGGTCTGCAAACCAAAAGAATGCATCTCTCCGTAAAGTCCCCCACAGTACATACCTTGCTGGACCATTACCATCAACTTCGCATGTGTTTTGGTGTTGGAATTCTTCTTCACATCCAAGTCCTCATGAGCATCGTTTAGGCCTTTTTCCAAGTTCGTAAGTTCCCGCTGGAGCGGTGAATCCTTCGAGGCTATGGTGCAAATTGTGGCCCAAAGAGTTCTCCAGCTCGCGCCCAGGAGGTCGTGAGCCACAAAGTACAAGAATGCGTAGATGACTGGGGTGACGAAGAAGTGAAAGTGAGTTGTGAGCAGTGGAAAGGACAATGTCCATAATGACATTACCAGTATGTTGTAGCTATGGGCTGGTTAGTAAAATGTCAAGGTCTGCAATGGTCATCGTCAACTCACAATGCAACCCTGACGAGGTGCAGAAGTTCCTTCCTCCAGACGTCATCGAACTCCTCTTGCTTCTTAGCAACCGCCTTGTCGATTTCAATGAAGAACCTGTTCATGTAGAACTGGATTGAGTCCAAATACTCGAGCAAGCACATCCGCGCCACCTTAAAGTCGGCAGCTGCGCGTCCAATTAGTCACGTCAGAACTTTACTGCGATATGTGAAGGGCTATTCTTAACGTGGTTTAAACAGAAAGGTATGTCACCAAACTGACAGTAGCTCGTGTACAATATCTCATGCAACCGTTTGGGCCAGTGCTTGCTGGTAACTCAGGACCTCGCTTTTCGCATCCGCGTAATGTCGGACTAGCATcccatcttttctcttctcgaGTTGCCACCACGGAACGATGAGTGTAGATGCGCCATTTGAATGGCGCAGGAGGACCTTTGAGAGGATGTCTTCCTCTGGTATGAGAGGCGTCGCCCTGGGAGACGAAGTGGGAGTCattgtgggtggtgggacgGGGAGAGCAAAACCCACCCGACCGATTGCGTTGTTGGTTGTTCTGGGAAGAATTTTCAAAGCGGGAGAATTTATCGCAGCTGAGTTTACTCTGAAGGCGGTTGTCTTATTTGGTGCCTCAGTAGGTCGTGTCTTCCTTAAAAGGAGCAGAGTACGTTAATGAAGGGTAGCCTGGTAGCTTTCTTCCAGGACTGTTGGCCGCTACAAGGCAGCCTTCTGCCAGGCACGTTAGCAACTTCCTACCATCACCATTAACATGAGTTTTAACTGAGAAGAGATTAGCAGCACATCAATTACTTATGAAGCGTCTGCCAGGGCTGATCCCCAGAGCCTGGAAGCTGAGGCTTCAAGCCAGGTAATTACCTAGTTCATAGTTTACTTCGATGAGTGATACATGTCAAAAGCCGTCGTCAACACAATTTATTTCATGTCAGGCTAGTCTAGGGAAGGGTTTAATCGCTTGACATGCAACTCGAGCGTGCGATGAAGTCTTGTGGTACTCTCCACAAAGTCCGGCTTATTTTGACCATCCAGAAGCCCATACTGGATGATAAAGTTTAGAGCAACCATAGCGTAGCCCGGTATGACGTGACCTGGATGTCCAGATGATTAACATATGATCTGAGCTTCGAGAGCAACCTATGATTGCCTTGTAAGATGCTCTCTATGAGTTCTTCCGCATCAAAAAGCTTGAACCACTCCACCTTGTGATCGCATGGCTTAGGTTCAGCCCCACCCGGCAGTTCGAGCTCAAACAAGTCCTCAACCTGTGGCTGAACAAGACCGACCTCGCCGATAGCAAGGGCATTGTGCAGATGCATATATGTCACAGTTCCGCATGACTTGGTTCTGGAGCGCACAAGATCTTCAGGAAGGGTCGCTTGCTCTCCCTTCAAGGATCGCCACTTCTAGAGGCAGTTGGCCATCGGGTAAAGTCGAGCTAGCTACAGTATTGTCGAGGTGACCGGGATAGAATGCAGTGGACTGTGAGCGTTTCTGCACCCACAGCTTGATATGACCGTCGTCACTGCGAGTGAAGGCTGTCCGGTGAATCCCATACGAGACGAGACGGAGAAGGGGTGCAGCAGCACGATCGACCTTGAAGGGAAGCTCGCCACTGGATCCATAGATGTGCTTCAACTCGTTGCGCCAGCGTGACAGAATGGCAAGTATCTTCTCGTCGCAGAATTTGTGCAGAGTCTTCTCGACAATGACTGCCCTCGATGCGGCGTTGGTGCCATCGACAAGCGCTAAGGTCCTTGGCCTGCTGGGCTCGTCAAGCTTCCAACCTTGGAGACCACGAAAGGCAGAGACAACCGAGGGGATGACAAGCCTAACAGTTTGATCAGCCGGCGGAATGACAAGATGGTAAAACCTATCGATGGAATCGATATACACCTGGAGACCCCACTGCAGAATGGGGAAACTGGCAGCCGATTAAGATGTTAGCTATGTCCATATTTCTCGGAAGCAACACGCACTTGTCACGGGCATTGACAACGTCCAAAAATGTTTTGTACTCTTTCGAAGTGGGAGCGGTTGACATGATTGCTCTTGTTACTAAAGAGTATGAGCGGGATAAGAAACGATGGGAGCCAGTGGCAAGACAGGCAGGTTGAACTTTGAGCAATCCGAGATAGCACCTTGACATTTGGAGAGAGCGACAGCACGAGAAGATCTCCAGGAAAAGGTGCAGAACCAAAAACGGAGCAAGCAGACCCGACAGTCTGCTGGCGAAGGCAACCAACCACCTGTCACCTAACCACCTGTCACCTAACCACCTGTCACCTAACCACCTGTCACCTAACCGCCTGGCACCTGCCCgtcaacacccacccctcgGCACTGCTGTTTGCTTCTCGCCTACCAAACATGTGACGGGAAATGGTTGATTCAGATTTCAATGTACCTGCTCAAACgtttgggtggttggtgCCTGCCTAGATACTCAACATGTGACGAAAATCTTGGTGGGAACTATGCGGTCTGTCAAGTGCGGTTATGCACATGGCGGAGAACAGAGGTGAATATGGGAGATATTTGGGTAGATAGAGAGGCCATGTCTGCCTTAAAAATCCTAGCCGCCCAATTCCACCTCAACTTCAGCCTCTATATGCATTGATCTACGTAATCATGCCTGAATCATGGCTCGTTTGAAACGTATGTCAGAAGTCATGTTTAAACTCCAACTCTATAACCAAATGCAAACGCCCTTTCAATAAACTTTCCCAGCAtcacccttccccttccccatcaccaaccccttaccctcccctccctgtCCCAAAGCCTCAACCACattccccaaccaccaagcaTGCACCCTCACATCCCCCGTCAACTCGGGGTGAAAACTCGTCCCAAAAACATTCCCCTGCCTCACAGCAAcaatatcctcctcctccccaggctTCTTCACCGTCCCCAAAACCTTGAccctcccattcccatcaatcacctcctccaccaccggcgcccTGATAAAAACCCCCCTAAACGgcccttccccctcccccaagaaATCCAAGTTCAAATCCGCCACAAACGACTGCACCTGCGTCCCGAATTTGTTCCTCAGCACTCTCACGTCCAGCCCACCAATGAGTTCCTGCCCGCCTTGCTTCGTTGCGGAGGCCTCCTCCGCTAGCATTACAAGTCCGGCGCAAGTCCCCCAGACgggcttgttgttgatttTGACAAACTCCCTTAGTGGCTCCaagaggccgaggcggcgggCGACGATGGCCATGGTTGTGGATTCGCCTCCcgggatgatgagggcgtcGCAGAGGGAGAGTTGCTCGGGTGTGCGGACTTCGAGGAAGTGGAAGGTTACGGATGGGTAGCTTGCCGAGGCGCGGTTGAGGAGGGCAATGTGCTCTACTACGCCGCCTTGGAGGGCTAGGAcgccgatggtgatggttaATGGTGGCATTGTGGCTGTGGGTGTGTATAGGGgtagggttggtg from Podospora pseudopauciseta strain CBS 411.78 chromosome 6, whole genome shotgun sequence includes:
- a CDS encoding hypothetical protein (COG:F; EggNog:ENOG503NWEC), which codes for MSTAPTSKEYKTFLDVVNARDNFPILQWGLQVYIDSIDRFYHLVIPPADQTVRLVIPSVVSAFRGLQGWKLDEPSRPRTLALVDGTNAASRAVIVEKTLHKFCDEKILAILSRWRNELKHIYGSSGELPFKVDRAAAPLLRLVSYGIHRTAFTRSDDGHIKLWVQKRSQSTAFYPGHLDNTKWRSLKGEQATLPEDLVRSRTKSCGTVTYMHLHNALAIGEVGLVQPQVEDLFELELPGGAEPKPCDHKVEWFKLFDAEELIESILQGNHRLLSKLRSYVNHLDIQVTSYRATLWLL
- the SNO1 gene encoding Senecionine N-oxygenase (EggNog:ENOG503NZ52; MEROPS:MER0066916; COG:H), which codes for MPPLTITIGVLALQGGVVEHIALLNRASASYPSVTFHFLEVRTPEQLSLCDALIIPGGESTTMAIVARRLGLLEPLREFVKINNKPVWGTCAGLVMLAEEASATKQGGQELIGGLDVRVLRNKFGTQVQSFVADLNLDFLGEGEGPFRGVFIRAPVVEEVIDGNGRVKVLGTVKKPGEEEDIVAVRQGNVFGTSFHPELTGDVRVHAWWLGNVVEALGQGGEGKGLVMGKGKGDAGKVY